The Nocardia sp. NBC_01503 sequence GCAGGGCCAGTGCCCGCCGATCCGCGCCCGGCGCACCGTCGGCGTAAACCCCCGGATCCTTGATCGGCGCACCCTCGGCGAACGTCGTCACATGCGCTTTGTTCGCACCCGCCCCCGCCAGCTCCCACTTTTCGGTGTCCTCGAAGTCGTCCAGCAGCACTTCGTTCGGCATCTCCCCGGTCCCTTCACGCGCTCGCGATTCTCACTCGAACCCTACAAAGCGGTGCACGGGTTTTCCCCCCGAATTCTGGTGGCTGACGAATCCGGTGGTGTTGCCGTCATACTTCATACGAATATTCGGTTGTGGGAAGAGGTGAGGGTCGGCCGTGGAGGCGCAGGAATCGGGGATACGCCGTATCGGGCTGGTCGAGGATCATGAATCGGTGGCGATCGGGCTGGCTGCCATGCTCGCCCCGGAGGCCGATCTGGAGTTGGTGATCACCGCGGGCACGGTGGCCGAGTTGTTGTCGGCGAACCCGCGTTTGGACTTGGTGGTATTGGATCTGCGGCTGGCCGACGGATCCTCACCGGATGACAATGTGCGAGCCCTGCGCGACCACGGGGCCGAGGTGCTGGTGTTCACCGGCGCCGACAATCCGTTCCTGGTGCGCGAGGCCGCCCGCGCCGGTGTGCTGGGCGTGGTCCGCAAATCCGAGGATGTGCCGACCGTGGTGGCCGCGGTGCGCCGCGCCGCCCAGGGCGAACAGGTGGTGACCACCGACTGGGCCGCCGCCATCGACGGTGATCCACAGCTGTCCAATGTCGGATTGAGCCCGCGCCAGCAGCAGGTTCTCCAGCTGTACGCATCCGGTGAGAAGGCCTCCCGGGTGGCGCGCATGACCGGGCTGTCCGAACAGACCGTCAATGACTATCTGGGCCGCATTCGGCAGAAGTATGCCGATGCCGGCCGTCCGGCTCCGACCAAAACCGATCTCTACAAGCGGGCCGTCGAGGACGGCTGGCTACCCGTTCCCGAGCGGCACCCGCGCGCATGACCGCGTCGGGCACGCTGGATTCTCCGCCCGCGACGCCTTCGATGTCCGCGCTCACCGGTTTCATACAGCGGGTGCGGGGCGGGCTGACCGTGGCGCAGGAGGATCCGGCCACCGCCGCGTACGACCGGATCATGCGGCGGCTCGGTATCTCCGTCGGTGTCGCCGGAATCATTGTCGGCGGTATGGAGCTGCCCGAGATCGCCGAACAGGGGCGGGTCGCCGCGACCTGGTGGACGATCACCGCCGTGGTGCTGGCCTTCGGCTGGTATCCGGTGCTCGCGGTGGTCTCGGCGCTGGCGGGACCGCGTGCGATTCGCATTGTGTCCGGTTGTGCCGCACTGAGTTTCCTCGGCGCGTTCGCCACCATTCCCTTCGCGCTGGATGTGCATTCGGTGGATGCCAGCACGGTATGGCCGTACCGGGTCACTGCATTGGCGGTGACAGCGGGCGTCCTGGCCTGGCCCGCGCGCTGGGCCGTCACCTATCTGCTCATCGCCTCCACCTCGGCGGCGCTGGCCTCGGTATATACGGTCAGCACCGTCACCTCCCTGGGCGTGGTCGAAAACTTCCTGCGCGCAGCGGGATTGGCGGCGCTGTTCGTCTGGTGCGGCACCGCGGCCACCGGTGCCGCGGCCCGAGTGGACCGCGAATCCGCCATCGCCAGTCGCCGTGCGGCCGCCGCTGCCGCCGCACAGGGCCGGGACCGCGAACGCGCGCGCTTCGCCGCGCTCATCCACGATGCCGTGCTCTCCACGCTTTTGGAGGCCTCACGCGCGGGGACCCAGTCCTCCGTGCTCCGCCGACAAGCCGAACGAACCCTGGAACAACTCGACGAATGCCGAGGCGGCGACCGCGATCCCGATCTGCTCGACGCTCGATCGGCGGTGCTGTTCCTGCGCTCCGCCGTGCACGAGGTGAATCCGGGTATCCGCTTCGCCACCCGCACCTGGCCCGGCTACGACGATCTGCGCATGCCGGTGCACTCCGCCAGCACCATTGCCGCCGCGCTCACCGAGGCGGTGCGCAATAGCCTGCGCCACGCCCAGATGCCCGGGCGCGAGGTGCGGCGCATTGTCACCGCGACCGTCAGCGCGGGCAGTATCCGCATCGTATTCACCGATGACGGAGCGGGTTTCGACCTCGCCAGGGTCTCCGCCGACCGCCTCGGCATCTCGATGAGCATTCTCGGACGCATGCGCCAACTGGCCGGCGGCTCGGCCTTCGTGGAGTCGCAGCCGGGGGAGGGCACCACCGTGACACTGGTGTGGGGTGGCGATGGTTCCCGCTGACTACCACGTGGCCGAATTGGACGCGCGCTTCGGACTTCGCGATCTGCTCGGCCTGCGCGGGCGCACGGCATGGCTGTTCCTGCTCATCCTGGAAGCCACCATCGGGCTGTACATGCTGCGCAATTTCGGTGAATCACCGCAGTGGGCAGCACTTCTCGGCATGGTGGTGATTCTCAGCGCGGGTGCGCTGGTCATCGTCATGCCGGTGGATCCGCTGCCCTTGCCGGTCGCGCTCTACGCCGCCGCGTCCGGACCACTGGCCACCGCGCTGACCATCATGATGCCGTCGTCGGATCGCGGGCATCAATCGGTGTGGTCGGCGTTCGCGGCCTCATATGTATTGACCGTCTTGGTTTTACGTGGGCGCGCGCGACTGGCGTGGGCGGGTGTGGTCGCGGTCGCGGTCGTGATCCTGCTGGCCGGGCTCGGTGCGCAACTCGAATCACGCACCGTCGTAGGCACTCTCGTACCGATCGGCACCGTGGCGGCGATCTCGGTATTCGCCGCGGTCATGCGGCCAATGCAGCGTTCACTGTTACTCCTGCGCGAGGACGCCATGATTCGCGCCGCCGCCGAAGCCACCATGGCCGCCGCCGACAGCGAGCGCACTCGCCAGCTCTCCCGATTGGATCGGGTGGCGCGGCCGATACTGGAGCGCATCGCCGATGGCGCGGAACTGACTGCCGCGGAACGGGAAGAGTGCCGCCTGCTCGAGGCCGAACTCCGCGACGGATTACGCGCACCGCAGCTGGTCACCGATGAGCTCAGTGGTGCCGCACGGGGCGCGCGCACGCGCGGCGTGGAGGTTGTTCTCCTGGACGACGGCGGTTTCGCCGGGGTTCCCGAATGGGTGCGCAGACGGGTGATCGACGCGGCCACAAGGGAATTGGACGCCGCCAATGCCGGGTCGGTGACCGTGCGAGTCCTCCCCCTGGGCCGCAGCGTGCTCGCCACGGTCCTCGCCTACGCCCCCGATCACGACCGCCGCACCGAGATAGATACCGACGGGAAAGTCAGCGTCACCGACTGAGGACGTGGATCCCGGCCAAGAGCACGCCGGGATGACGGGGTGGGGGCTCGCGCCGGGGTGACGGGGTAAGTGGCTCGCGCTGGGGCGACGGGGGTGGGCTCAGCTCTCGGGGTTCTTCGGCTCGCGCGGCGGCATATCCCAGCGGCCCGGGCCGCCCTTCTTCATCTGATCGCGCAGTGCGCCCTGCACGGCGGTGGCCATCCACGAGTTCAGCGATTGGCCGCTCTGCGCCGCGGCCTCCTCGGCCCGGGACTTGATCTGTTCGACCAGGCGCAGGGTGACGCGGCTGATATCGCCGGTCATCTCCTCGAAGGTGGGCTGATGCTCCTCTTCTTCCGCGGTCGCGGCTTTGCGGACGTCGACATGCGCGTCGGTGCCGTCGACCGAGACGCGCACGGTGCGATCGCCGACCGCCGCGCTCACCTCACCCGCCAACTCCGAGAGCGCCGCGAGCAGAACGAGGCGGGCCGAACTCTCGGTGGCCGCCGCCAACGCGGCGGCGGTGGACTGTGTCTTCTCATCGCCGAGCGCGGCGGCCGCGATGAGGTTCTCGCGCAGCTGAGCGGTGTACTTATCGAGATTCATGACACCAGTGTGCTGTCACAAATGGTGTCACGCAAGGAAACTTTTGACGTCACGCAAGGGTGGGCGACGCGAATCACCGTCGCCGCCGGGCCGGTTCAGGTATAACGATGCAAAAGGTGTTTCGATGACCGGGTAGCCTTCTGGCTATGACGAACGGTGAATCAACGCGAATCGAGCTGCGCGCGTCCGGCACAGTCGGTGTCGCGATGGTGACCCCCTTTACCGCCGAAGGCAAGCTCGATGTCGATGCCGGGGTGGCCCTCGCCGCCCGTCTGGTCGACGGCGGTGTCGACCTGCTCGCGATCTCCGGAACCACCGGCGAATCGCCCACCACCACCGAGTCCGAGAAGTTCGATCTGCTGCACGCCGTCGTCGACGCCGTCGGTGATCGCGCCACCGTCATCGCGGGCGCGGGCACCTACGACACCGCCCACAGCATCGAGCTGGCACGCAACGCGCAACGCGCGGGCGCGCACGGGCTACTCGTCGTCACCCCGTACTACTCGCGTCCCACCCAGGACGGGCTGATCGCGCACTTCACCGCCGTCGCGGACAGCACCGATCTGCCCGTGACGCTGTACGACATTCCGCCGCGCTCGGTCGTGGCCATCGCATCGGACACCATTCGACGGCTCGCCGAGCACCCGCGCATCGTCGCGGTGAAGGACGCCAAGGGCG is a genomic window containing:
- a CDS encoding sensor histidine kinase; this translates as MTASGTLDSPPATPSMSALTGFIQRVRGGLTVAQEDPATAAYDRIMRRLGISVGVAGIIVGGMELPEIAEQGRVAATWWTITAVVLAFGWYPVLAVVSALAGPRAIRIVSGCAALSFLGAFATIPFALDVHSVDASTVWPYRVTALAVTAGVLAWPARWAVTYLLIASTSAALASVYTVSTVTSLGVVENFLRAAGLAALFVWCGTAATGAAARVDRESAIASRRAAAAAAAQGRDRERARFAALIHDAVLSTLLEASRAGTQSSVLRRQAERTLEQLDECRGGDRDPDLLDARSAVLFLRSAVHEVNPGIRFATRTWPGYDDLRMPVHSASTIAAALTEAVRNSLRHAQMPGREVRRIVTATVSAGSIRIVFTDDGAGFDLARVSADRLGISMSILGRMRQLAGGSAFVESQPGEGTTVTLVWGGDGSR
- the dapA gene encoding 4-hydroxy-tetrahydrodipicolinate synthase — protein: MTNGESTRIELRASGTVGVAMVTPFTAEGKLDVDAGVALAARLVDGGVDLLAISGTTGESPTTTESEKFDLLHAVVDAVGDRATVIAGAGTYDTAHSIELARNAQRAGAHGLLVVTPYYSRPTQDGLIAHFTAVADSTDLPVTLYDIPPRSVVAIASDTIRRLAEHPRIVAVKDAKGDLNAGAELIAETGLSFYSGDDGLNLPWLSVGATGFISVIGHLVPDRLRALATAYAAGDVRRAREINVSMIPLNRAMSRLGGVAMTKGALRLLGVETGEPRLPQIMPTSEQLAELAVDLRAAGVLA
- a CDS encoding response regulator transcription factor, whose translation is MEAQESGIRRIGLVEDHESVAIGLAAMLAPEADLELVITAGTVAELLSANPRLDLVVLDLRLADGSSPDDNVRALRDHGAEVLVFTGADNPFLVREAARAGVLGVVRKSEDVPTVVAAVRRAAQGEQVVTTDWAAAIDGDPQLSNVGLSPRQQQVLQLYASGEKASRVARMTGLSEQTVNDYLGRIRQKYADAGRPAPTKTDLYKRAVEDGWLPVPERHPRA